The Caldicellulosiruptor acetigenus DNA window TTTGGGATTGAAGGAATACCTACAACATTTTTGATTGACGAAAATGGCAAAATAGTTGCAAGAAACGTTGGTATGATGACTTATGAGCAGCTTAAAAGATTTGCTGGAAAGTAAAAATACTTTTAAAAAAGGAATGAAAAAAGGATGCTGTACGGTGAGAGACTTCTTTTTGGGGATATGTGGGTTGAAGTTAATGGCTCGATTGCTTCAGCAGGTATAACTAAAAATTTGGAGATGGAACTTGGAGATATTGTAATTTTTGAGTTTTTCAAAACATCAGGGTATATTCAAGAAGGAGAAGAGTTTGCAAGAATTGAGTCAATTTACAAGACGTACACCTTGAAATCCCCAGTTAGTGGTTATATAAGGTGGGTAAACCGTGAACTTCCTTTTGACCCTACCTTGTTAAATTTATTGCCAGAAGAAACAGAAATAATTAGTATAGACATCCAGCAACTTGTGTGATATAATAATGCAAGCAAATTATTACATACAAAGGGGTTGAATATGCCGATGAAGTTTTCTAAAAAGTTAGTTGCAATACTTGTTTTGATTGCATTTGCGGTAGCTTTAATTCCATTTTATTCTCATGCTGCAGACTTTCCTGTCACAGTTAAAGACGGGAAAGGCTATAGCATAACTGTAAAGCAAAAGCCTCAGAGGATTTTGTCTCTTGCACTTCAAACAGATGAGATTTTGCTCAATATGGTATCAAGCAGCAGAATTGTTGGGCTTTCAATATTTGCTGATGACAAGAACAATTCCAATGTCGTAAATCTTGCTAAGAATGTAAAAGGCAGATATTCGAGCAACGACATTGAAAAGATAATTGCGGCAAATCCTGACCTTGTGATAGTGCCTTATTACATTGACAAGTCAAAGTACGACCTTTTGAAGAAGGGTCTTAAGTGTCCTATATATGTCAGCTTAAATCCAAATTCGATTGCAAATATCAAACAGGAGATTATAAATCTTTCAAAGCTAACTGGTGAAATCCAGAAAGGCCAGGCTCTTATAAAGTACATGGACGATAAAATTAACTTTGTGCAGAAAAAGGTAAAATACTTGAGAAAGAAGAAGTATGTGCTCTTTTACACATACTATTTCAACTCAACATATGGCAAGAATACAACCCAGCATGAGATTGCAAAGTATGCAGGGGTTATAAATATAGCAGCTGTTGCTGGATTGAAAGGCTGGCCAACTATATCAAAAGAACAGATTTTAGAGTGGGACCCTGACATCATTGTTATTCCGTCTGCGTCGTACAATCCAAAAAAGACTTCTCAGCAGTATGTAGAGGAGTTCAAAAAAGACCCTGCTTTCAAAAACTTAAAAGCTGTAAAGAACAACAGCGTAATTATTCTTGATGATAGGCACGTTCAAACAGTTTCGCACTATATTGTTGAAGGTATTTATGACTTAGCAAAAGCTGCGTATCCGTATCTTTTCAAATAAGGCTTTTATAAGTGGTGGTGCAGTTGAAAAAGGTTTTGATTATTTTATTCTTTCTGCTTTTGACAGTATTTATAATATCCATAGGGGTGGGAAGTGTTTTTATCCCTCCCCTTCGTGTTTTAAAGGCACTTTTATCGCTCATAGGCATCAATTTAGGTCCAGCGAATGATATGGATTTGACAATTGTCGGGCAGATAAGACTTCCAAGAATAATAATTGCAATGATTGTTGGGATGAGCTTGAGCATAGCTGGTGCGCTTGTTCAAGGACTTTATAGAAACCCCATGGCAGACCCAGGGATTATCGGAACGTCAAGCGGTGCAAGTTTAGGTGCTATTATTTGCATAGCCTTTTCGCTCAACACCATAAACATATTTTATTTACCATTGTTTGCTTTTGCAGGTGCGCTTTTGATTTCTTTTTTAGTGTACAGACTTTCGACTAAGAACAACAAAACTCCCATTACAAACCTCATTTTAATTGGTATTGCAGTTTCAACTTTTGTGTCTTCTATAAACTCTTTGATTCTTTCAAACATAAATCAGTATCAGGTAAGCGAATACATATTTTGGATGCTTGGAAGCTTAGACGGCAGAAGCTGGGTACATGTGAAGATTAGCTTTGTTCCTCTTTGTGTCTTGATACTGTGTTCTTTGCTATTTGCAAAGAGGATAAATATTTTGATACTTGGTGAGGAAGAGAGCTTTACAATTGGTGTAAATCCAGAAAAGCTAAAAAAAGCCTTGCTTTTTCTTGTTTCGCTCATAACGGGGATAGCAGTTTCAGTCTCAGGACCGATCAGCTTTGTTGGGCTAATTGTACCACACATGCTCAGACTCATTGTTGGAAGCGATTATAGAAGGCTGATACCTGCTTCGGTTCTGAGTGGTGGAATATTTTTGATTGTGTGTGATACAATTGCAAGAGTATTGTTTTCACCAGTTGAAGTAAAAGTTGGGATTATAACCTCTTTGGTGGGGGTACCATATTTTTTGTACCTTCTGAAAAAGCGTGAAAATGAGGTGAGTGTATAGAATAATGCCTCTTTTTGTTGAGAACCTCAAATGCGGCTACTCTTATCCAATTGTCGAGATAAACGGAAGGCTTAAGTTTGAAGAAGGAAAAGTCTATGGATTTGTTGGGCCAAACGGAAGTGGTAAAAGTACGCTGATAAAGGCTTTAGCAGGACTTGTCAAAATTCTTGAAGGAAGGGTTTATTTTGATAATGTGCAGATAACCAAGCTTTCTGACATAGAAAGAGCAAAGCTTATTTCGTACATGCCACAGCACATCTTTTCAAGCTTTCCATTTACAGTTCTTGATGTTGTGATGATGGGAAGATTTCCCTATGAAAAGAGCAGGTTTTTTGCTACCTGCGAGAGCAAAAAAATTGCAGAGGAGAAGATAGAACAGGTTGAGCTTTCAAGCAAAAAGCTTTCAAGCATACTAAAGATTTCAGGTGGTGAGAGGCAAAGAACATCATTTGCGCGTGTGCTTGCTCAAAGTAGCAAAGTTTTGCTTTTAGATGAGCCAAACTCAAACTTGGACATCTCTCACCAGGAAAAGATTTTAAGGATTGCAAAACAAGAAGCGCTTTCTGGCAAGATTGTCATAATGGCAATTCACAATCTAAAAATTGCAGCAAAAGTGTGTGACAGCATTATTATGATGAAAGATGGTAAAATTGTGGATATTGGAAGGCCAGATGAAGTTCTAAACCAGCAGAACATCAAAAAGGTGTACGGAGTTGAGGCAGTTGTTTACAAAAATCCTTTCGGGATATTTGATATAGAACTTATCCAAACAGAAGCTCCAAAAGCTTTTCACGTTCATGTTATTGCAGGAGGTGGGAGCGCACAGCTTCTTTACAGGATGCTCATTGAAATGGGATGTAAAGTCACAACAGGTGTACTTTCCACAAACGACACAGACTTTGAAACAGCTCAGCTTTTTTCCATCTACACAGTATTTACAAAACCTTTTATGCCAATTGGAGAAAAAGAGTATATTGAAAATGTTCAGCTAATCAGCAAGGCAGACCTGTGCGTGCTGTGCAGTATTCCGTTTGGTGTTCAAAACCTGAAAAACTTAGAGGCACTGAGATATGCTAATAAGCTTTGCATAATTGAAGAGGAGGATATTTCAAAGCGCGATTTTACAGGCGGTTTGGCAACAAATCTTTACAATTGCTTGAGGGAAAAAGCATTGGTTGTTTCAAGCATTGAGAGCTTGAAAGATTACATCCTAAAAGAGACAAATGGTAAAATGTGAAGGGGTGATTTAAAATGAATCCAAACAAGGCATGGTGGATAGATACTAACTTTGAAACTGTAAAGAAAAACTTGGAAGCAAGAAACTTTGAATGTTTTGTTGTTGAGAAAAAAGAAGATGTTGTGCCTCTTTTAGAAAAGCTCATTTCAAAAGGTAGTGTGGTATCGTGCGGTGGGTCAATGACACTTTTTGAGTGTGGTGTGATAGATTTTCTGAGAAATGGCAGTTACAACTTTTTGGATAGATACAAAGAAGGAATAACACCTGAGGAACTTGGTGAGATTTACAGAAAATCTTTCTGGGCTGACTACTATCTTATGTCAACAAACGCAATAACACTTGACGGAAAGCTCATAAACATAGATGGAAACGGCAACAGGCTTGCAGCACTTCTTTTTGGTCCCAAAAACGTAATAGTGATTGCCGGCAAGAACAAGCTTGTTTTAAACGAAGAGCAAGGTTTGTTGAGGGTAAGGAACATAGCATCTCCTATGAACTCAAAAAGACTTTCTCGAAACACGCCATGTACTCAGGATGGAAAATGCCATGACTGTTTGAGTAGCGATAGCATCTGCAGCCATATTGTTGTGACAAGAAGGTCTCCAGCAAAGGGAAGAATCAAAGTTGTGCTGGTCAAAGAAGACCTGGGCTTTTGAGGATGTGGTTGTAATATTTTAGAAATATTTGCGTAACAATTCTGTAAAAAAGGGTTGACAGAATAAAGTGACTTGTAATAGAATAATAACATCAAAATAATAAATCACAAAGGCTGAATGTCTGAGCAAATTGTAAAAATTGCTCAGGCAGCGGGAGACCCACAGTAGCCTTTGGGGTGAATCGGCAAGAAAAAACTTGCCGTAGGGATAGCCTTCTTGTCCCGAACCCGTCAGCTAATCCCGTAAGCCTCAAGAAGGGAGTTTTTGCATGAACACTAAAGCTTTAATAGCTCTTTTGGTTGGAATTTTTCTGATGTTTTTTTCTGCAAAGGCCTTTGCCCAGTCAGCCCAGGCAAAATCTACAATAAATATAAGAAGTGCACCTTCAACAAGTAGCAAGATTTTAGGAGTTTTCCCAAAAGGGTTTAAAGCACAGGTTTTGTCAAGTGCTGGTGGATGGGTAAAGATTTCGTATGATGGAATTGTTGGGTATGTAAAGTCTGATTACATAAAACTTACAAATGATAAAACAAGCTCAGCTTCAAATACTTCAAGGTCAAGTGTTGCAAAGACGGTTGCTAAAGCTGTACAAGCTACAGTTTTAAAAGACAATGCGCGTTTGAGAAGTGATATGTCGACTTCATCAAAGGTGCTAAAGACATTAAAAAGTGGCAGCAAGGTCTATGTTTTGTCGAAAGAAGCAAATGGCTGGGTGAAGGTAAAGACGCTTGATGGGACAGTAGGATATATGGCTTATTACCTTTTGAGGATGCCATCGCAGCTTGCATCAAAGACAGTGTCACGTGGTGGCTTTGAAAGAAGTCAAGAAGAAGCTTTTGGAAATCTTAGCCTGGTACAGAGAATTTTAGAGTTTGCTCAAAGATTTCGTGGTATAAGATACTCGTATGGTGGGACATCACCATCAACGGGTTTTGACTGTTCAGGATTTGTTCAGTTTGTGTTCAAAAACTTTGGGATACATCTTGAAAGAACGGCAGCTGACATGGCAAGGACAAATGGTGTGAGAATTTCGTATAGTGAAATTAAACCGGGGGACTTGCTTTTCTTTGATACAGACGGTGGGAAAAATTATATAAATCATGTTGGTATATATTTAGGCGGTGGCAAGTTCATTCATGCATCGAGTGCAAGGGGACGCGTAATAGAAACTGACCTCAATTCATATTATGGAAGATTTTTTATGATGGCAAAAAGAGTCATAAGATGAAAGTAAAAAGGGGCTTTTTCCTGAAAATCAGAAAGGAAAAAGCCCCTTTCAAGTTTAAAAGTACTTTTTACTTTTTTATCAAAGGCAAAATCAGGTTTTTGACATCCTCTTCACTTTCAATGGTAGCATCAACTTTCTTGAGCTGCCAAACCTCAAGATGAGAAATCTCTTCGCCCGGTGCCACAGTATAAAGTGGGCTTAGAGTTTCCATCTCAAGCATGAAATCGGTTGTATATGTTTCGTAAGAACATCCAAAGTCAGGGTACTCTGCACCATCTATGTGTTTGTATTGTTTTATAAAAAGACTTCCATCGTTTAAATAGCAAACCCAGCCGTCCAAATTTGGGTATCCAATCTTAAATGCTGGCTTGCAGTTTTTATCCTGTTTTAGAATAATGAAATCTTCACCCCACAAGACTCTATGGTCGTTAAGTTTTGTATATGGCCACATGACCAAAGGATAGCTTGGTAAAAGCCCTGTATCAATCTTTGGAATTGGCATAACCTCAACTCCACCTGGTGCCATTACAGAAAGCGCCCAGATTGCAAACTTGACCTCAAAAAGACCATTGTTCTTGATTTTATATGTTACATAAGCTTCTGCTTCGGTTGGGTGAAACTTTAGTTCAATTGTTTTTTGCAAGAAAGTTGTGGTTTCCATGGGTTGTTTTAGCACAATTCCATTTTCCACAATTTCAAAGTCTATTTTGTGATTGTCGGGGAAATATGTGCGCGGCATGGCTTCCGGGCTATGCCACAGTCTTGTACCGCCGTATATTCTCCACTCGTCACCGCCAACTTTTCCTGCTTGGTCTTCCACCACACAAAAAACGTTCTTACCACCTTCAAATGCAAAATGAATTATTCTTGGTCCCACGTCTGTTGTAACAATTGCTTCAATTTTTCCATTAGAAATTTTGTAGCAGTTTTCCCAGCCCATATACTCGACTTTCTTTACCTCAACCATTTTTAACCTCTTTCCCCCTTCTCAATTTATTTTGAAAAATATAAAGGCTTAGAATATAATTAAATTATACCTTATCAGGTTGTATTTTCACAAATCAAAAAACAAAAAAGTTGTGTAGATTCATTTTTTCTTTGACAATTTTTAGATGGCAAAAGGGAGAGAAAGGGTATAGAGATGCTAAAAAAGTTCAAACCTGATATGATATGCAAAAGTATATTGGATATTGACCTTGAAACTCTTATAAAAAGAGGAATAAACTATCTCATTATCGACATAGACAACACCATAGTTGCGTGGGGTGAATTTGAGGTAAGAGACGAGATTATTGATTGGCTTGAAAAGGCTCGAAAGATGGGATTTAAAATTTGCCTTGTTTCGAACAACCAGAAGGATAGAGTCAAAAAAATAGAAAGTATACTTGGCATTCCTGCTATCTATAATGCCAAAAAACCTTTGAAATCTGGATTTTTAAAAGCTTCATACCTGCTTCATCAGGGCAAGAAAAATCATCAAACAGCTGTGATAGGTGACCAGTTCTTTACAGATGTCATAGGCGCAAAAAGGTTAAAACTTTACGTAGTTTTGGTCCGACCTTTGGAAGAAAAGGAGTTTTTTGTAACTAGAATAAACAGGATTTTTGAAAGGAAAATATTAAAATACTACGAAAAGGATGAGAGGGAATGAAAAAACTTTTTTTGATTGGCAAGAGCTTAAAACACTCGATTTCACCTTTTATTCATAACAGGATTCTATCTGAGCTGAATATTGATGCAGTTTATTCAAATGTAGAACTCTCTGATACTGAAGAGCTAAAAGAATTTGTTGAGATGGTAAGAAAAGATGAGGATGTTGTTGGATTTAACATAACAATTCCTTACAAGGAAGATATTTTGGAGTTTTGCGATGAAGTCTCAGAAGATGTCAGAATAATAAACGCGGCAAATACTGTGAAAAAAGAAGATGGGAAACTTTTGGCTTACAATACCGATTGGATAGGGTTTAAAAAAAGCTTGGAGCATGTGGGGGTTGATGTAAAAGACAAAAAAATATTGGTGCTCGGTAGCGGTGGTGCAGCAAAAGCTTGCATCTACGGGCTTTATAAAATGGGAGCAAAGGAAGTTTTTGTTGCAAACAGGACATATGAGAAGGCTGAAAGATTAAAAGAGGTTTTTCAAGACATTTTAAAAATCCTTCCAGTAGAATGGCTAAGAAGATATGAGTTTAAGTACGATATAATTATTAACACAACATCTGTGGGAATGTTTCCGAATATTGAAAACAGTCCTTTTGACTTTGAAATTTATGATCAAAGCCTGCCAGTTTTTGTATATGATATGATATACAATCCTCTTAAGACCGCCTTTTTGAAAGAGGCTGAAAAGAGAGGAATAAAGACTGAAAACGGACTTAAGATGCTTGTGTACCAGGCAGTTGAAGCAGAAAAAATTTGGTTTGGCGGCATTGATATTGTCTCAAATTTGATTGTTGAAATACTGAATGAATGTGAGAGGAAAGTAGCCCGAATTGAATAGGTATTTTTGTAATTTTCCCAAAAATTTTTTTACATCATGTAATTTTGTGGTATAATTTATAT harbors:
- the aroE gene encoding shikimate dehydrogenase, with amino-acid sequence MKKLFLIGKSLKHSISPFIHNRILSELNIDAVYSNVELSDTEELKEFVEMVRKDEDVVGFNITIPYKEDILEFCDEVSEDVRIINAANTVKKEDGKLLAYNTDWIGFKKSLEHVGVDVKDKKILVLGSGGAAKACIYGLYKMGAKEVFVANRTYEKAERLKEVFQDILKILPVEWLRRYEFKYDIIINTTSVGMFPNIENSPFDFEIYDQSLPVFVYDMIYNPLKTAFLKEAEKRGIKTENGLKMLVYQAVEAEKIWFGGIDIVSNLIVEILNECERKVARIE
- a CDS encoding ABC transporter substrate-binding protein; translated protein: MPMKFSKKLVAILVLIAFAVALIPFYSHAADFPVTVKDGKGYSITVKQKPQRILSLALQTDEILLNMVSSSRIVGLSIFADDKNNSNVVNLAKNVKGRYSSNDIEKIIAANPDLVIVPYYIDKSKYDLLKKGLKCPIYVSLNPNSIANIKQEIINLSKLTGEIQKGQALIKYMDDKINFVQKKVKYLRKKKYVLFYTYYFNSTYGKNTTQHEIAKYAGVINIAAVAGLKGWPTISKEQILEWDPDIIVIPSASYNPKKTSQQYVEEFKKDPAFKNLKAVKNNSVIILDDRHVQTVSHYIVEGIYDLAKAAYPYLFK
- a CDS encoding C40 family peptidase codes for the protein MNTKALIALLVGIFLMFFSAKAFAQSAQAKSTINIRSAPSTSSKILGVFPKGFKAQVLSSAGGWVKISYDGIVGYVKSDYIKLTNDKTSSASNTSRSSVAKTVAKAVQATVLKDNARLRSDMSTSSKVLKTLKSGSKVYVLSKEANGWVKVKTLDGTVGYMAYYLLRMPSQLASKTVSRGGFERSQEEAFGNLSLVQRILEFAQRFRGIRYSYGGTSPSTGFDCSGFVQFVFKNFGIHLERTAADMARTNGVRISYSEIKPGDLLFFDTDGGKNYINHVGIYLGGGKFIHASSARGRVIETDLNSYYGRFFMMAKRVIR
- a CDS encoding lactate utilization protein — encoded protein: MNPNKAWWIDTNFETVKKNLEARNFECFVVEKKEDVVPLLEKLISKGSVVSCGGSMTLFECGVIDFLRNGSYNFLDRYKEGITPEELGEIYRKSFWADYYLMSTNAITLDGKLINIDGNGNRLAALLFGPKNVIVIAGKNKLVLNEEQGLLRVRNIASPMNSKRLSRNTPCTQDGKCHDCLSSDSICSHIVVTRRSPAKGRIKVVLVKEDLGF
- a CDS encoding ABC transporter ATP-binding protein codes for the protein MPLFVENLKCGYSYPIVEINGRLKFEEGKVYGFVGPNGSGKSTLIKALAGLVKILEGRVYFDNVQITKLSDIERAKLISYMPQHIFSSFPFTVLDVVMMGRFPYEKSRFFATCESKKIAEEKIEQVELSSKKLSSILKISGGERQRTSFARVLAQSSKVLLLDEPNSNLDISHQEKILRIAKQEALSGKIVIMAIHNLKIAAKVCDSIIMMKDGKIVDIGRPDEVLNQQNIKKVYGVEAVVYKNPFGIFDIELIQTEAPKAFHVHVIAGGGSAQLLYRMLIEMGCKVTTGVLSTNDTDFETAQLFSIYTVFTKPFMPIGEKEYIENVQLISKADLCVLCSIPFGVQNLKNLEALRYANKLCIIEEEDISKRDFTGGLATNLYNCLREKALVVSSIESLKDYILKETNGKM
- a CDS encoding FecCD family ABC transporter permease encodes the protein MQLKKVLIILFFLLLTVFIISIGVGSVFIPPLRVLKALLSLIGINLGPANDMDLTIVGQIRLPRIIIAMIVGMSLSIAGALVQGLYRNPMADPGIIGTSSGASLGAIICIAFSLNTINIFYLPLFAFAGALLISFLVYRLSTKNNKTPITNLILIGIAVSTFVSSINSLILSNINQYQVSEYIFWMLGSLDGRSWVHVKISFVPLCVLILCSLLFAKRINILILGEEESFTIGVNPEKLKKALLFLVSLITGIAVSVSGPISFVGLIVPHMLRLIVGSDYRRLIPASVLSGGIFLIVCDTIARVLFSPVEVKVGIITSLVGVPYFLYLLKKRENEVSV
- a CDS encoding glycine cleavage system protein H, with translation MLYGERLLFGDMWVEVNGSIASAGITKNLEMELGDIVIFEFFKTSGYIQEGEEFARIESIYKTYTLKSPVSGYIRWVNRELPFDPTLLNLLPEETEIISIDIQQLV
- a CDS encoding YqeG family HAD IIIA-type phosphatase, whose translation is MLKKFKPDMICKSILDIDLETLIKRGINYLIIDIDNTIVAWGEFEVRDEIIDWLEKARKMGFKICLVSNNQKDRVKKIESILGIPAIYNAKKPLKSGFLKASYLLHQGKKNHQTAVIGDQFFTDVIGAKRLKLYVVLVRPLEEKEFFVTRINRIFERKILKYYEKDERE